A single window of Bacteroidota bacterium DNA harbors:
- a CDS encoding molybdopterin molybdotransferase MoeA produces the protein MITFAEALTIVQNAVFYEVNSENVALDKSLNRVLAQDVFSDINMPPFNKSAMDGYACRKEDIYEQLEVQEVIFAGRLPNKKIVSGQCSKIMTGAMMPEGADCVLKVEETEEVSENIIRFTGKQTKSNFVEFANDVKEGDLVLKKGTIIKPQHFAVAATVGLTEPRVYKKIRVGVISTGDELVEPQDKPKLSQIRNSNAYQLIGQLLKMNVTSYYFGIAKDNEESTSRIISKAMNESDVILLTGGVSMGDLDFIPKILNQLGVDIKFKTIAIQPGKPTVFGVLKDKFVFGLPGNPVSSFNMFELLAKPLIYKLMGHDYNPALIRMPMGMNYARKKSTRKSFIPIKVEGAKVWPIEYHGSAHINALSDAFGIISIPIGMSELKEGELVDVRQL, from the coding sequence ATGATCACTTTTGCAGAAGCATTGACTATTGTCCAAAATGCAGTTTTTTATGAAGTAAATTCTGAAAATGTAGCACTCGACAAATCTTTGAATCGGGTGTTAGCCCAGGATGTTTTTTCTGATATTAATATGCCTCCTTTCAACAAGTCGGCCATGGATGGTTATGCTTGCCGTAAAGAAGATATTTATGAACAACTGGAAGTTCAGGAAGTGATTTTTGCGGGAAGGCTCCCCAATAAAAAAATTGTTTCCGGACAATGTTCTAAAATAATGACGGGTGCTATGATGCCCGAAGGTGCAGATTGTGTTTTAAAAGTTGAAGAAACGGAAGAGGTTTCTGAAAATATTATTCGGTTTACAGGAAAACAAACCAAAAGCAATTTTGTTGAATTTGCCAATGATGTAAAAGAAGGTGATTTGGTATTGAAAAAAGGTACCATCATCAAACCTCAGCATTTCGCCGTTGCTGCCACAGTAGGATTGACCGAACCCCGTGTTTATAAAAAAATCAGGGTTGGTGTAATTTCTACCGGAGATGAACTGGTTGAACCACAGGATAAGCCAAAATTGTCGCAAATCAGAAACAGCAATGCTTATCAATTGATAGGGCAATTACTAAAAATGAATGTGACTTCTTATTATTTTGGAATTGCCAAAGACAATGAAGAATCAACCTCCCGGATTATTTCGAAAGCAATGAACGAATCTGATGTTATTCTGCTGACCGGTGGAGTTTCAATGGGCGATCTTGATTTTATTCCCAAGATACTTAACCAACTTGGGGTTGATATAAAATTTAAAACGATTGCGATTCAACCCGGTAAACCAACGGTTTTTGGTGTTTTGAAAGATAAGTTTGTATTTGGTCTTCCGGGCAACCCGGTTTCTTCATTTAATATGTTTGAATTATTGGCCAAGCCTTTAATCTATAAATTGATGGGACATGATTATAACCCGGCATTGATACGTATGCCGATGGGAATGAATTATGCACGAAAAAAATCAACCAGAAAATCGTTTATTCCGATTAAGGTTGAAGGTGCCAAAGTTTGGCCGATCGAATATCATGGTTCAGCGCATATAAATGCATTGAGTGACGCATTTGGGATCATTTCAATTCCGATTGGAATGTCTGAATTGAAAGAAGGAGAATTAGTGGATGTTAGACAATTATAA
- a CDS encoding DUF1456 family protein, whose amino-acid sequence MINNDVFKKLRVALELKDDDIVEILNLVDFKITKSELSAFFRKEDHPNYKICGDQVMRNFLNGLIIYKRGKKA is encoded by the coding sequence ATGATAAATAACGACGTATTTAAGAAGTTAAGAGTTGCGCTTGAATTAAAGGATGATGATATTGTTGAGATATTGAACCTGGTTGATTTTAAAATTACAAAATCGGAATTGAGCGCCTTTTTCCGTAAAGAAGATCATCCAAATTATAAAATTTGTGGTGATCAGGTGATGCGGAATTTTTTGAACGGACTAATTATCTATAAGAGAGGGAAGAAAGCTTGA
- the ppk1 gene encoding polyphosphate kinase 1, whose amino-acid sequence MPKDPEIYINREISWLHFNERVLQEAMDNTTPLLERARFLGIYSNNRDEFFRVRVATLKRLLKYETDHEIVGRSTGLVLEQIIKNVNDQEKRFTAAHQKVVNDLAKNHIHLLDENKLNELQGEFVRIYFREHVRPYLFPLMLRNVKTLASLKDDSFYLGVYLNAEDMEAEYALVQVPIGKVPRFLELPSENNNFYLIMLDDVIRYCLNEVFSVFGYEKFEAYTIKFTRDAELEMDDDVSKSFMEIMSESVKRRLKGEPVRFVYDKQIPDELLTLLVKKFNITKRDTMRGGGRYHNMKDFMEFPRLGSQSLKYPEMPPVPHPDLPTNVSMFDSILKKDIMLHFPYHSFQYILEWLREASIDPKVRSIKMTFYRAARDSKVMNALINAARNGKYVTVFMELQARFDEEANIYWTNKLQDEGVKIIKTIPGYKVHAKLIMIRRSENNVNRYYANINTGNYNESTAKVYSDDSLLTANQDIASEVNDVFRLFESKFIIPEFKTLIVAPFRIRKFFIEMLENEIKNAQSGKEAWAVLRMNSLVDRKAIRKLYEASQAGVKITLITRGICMLKAGISELSENITAFSIVDRYLEHGRNFVFCNGGEPAYYIGSSDWMQRNFDHRVEVICPVYDKDIQREMWDLIQIQMKDNVKARWLDPENLNVYKRDSSGVNHRSQFEIYQYLKDKYEQFKDNVG is encoded by the coding sequence ATGCCTAAAGATCCTGAAATTTATATCAATAGAGAAATAAGTTGGCTTCATTTCAATGAAAGGGTATTGCAAGAGGCAATGGATAATACAACCCCTTTGCTCGAAAGGGCCAGATTCTTAGGAATTTATTCGAATAACCGAGATGAATTTTTCAGGGTAAGGGTAGCCACCCTTAAAAGATTATTGAAATACGAAACCGACCATGAAATAGTGGGCAGATCAACAGGGTTGGTTCTCGAACAAATCATCAAAAATGTAAACGATCAGGAAAAAAGATTCACTGCGGCTCATCAAAAGGTGGTGAATGATTTGGCTAAAAATCATATTCATTTATTGGATGAAAATAAGCTTAACGAATTACAAGGCGAATTTGTCCGGATCTATTTTCGAGAGCATGTGCGACCCTATTTATTTCCGCTCATGCTTCGAAATGTGAAAACGCTGGCCAGTTTAAAAGATGATTCATTTTATTTGGGGGTTTATTTAAATGCCGAGGATATGGAAGCAGAGTATGCGCTGGTTCAGGTACCTATTGGCAAGGTTCCGCGTTTTCTGGAATTGCCATCTGAAAATAATAATTTTTATCTGATTATGCTGGATGACGTAATTCGTTATTGTTTGAATGAGGTCTTTTCGGTATTTGGCTACGAAAAATTTGAGGCCTACACCATCAAATTTACGCGAGATGCCGAATTAGAAATGGATGATGATGTATCGAAAAGTTTCATGGAAATCATGTCGGAAAGTGTAAAACGAAGATTGAAAGGTGAGCCTGTTCGATTTGTTTACGACAAACAAATTCCTGATGAACTTTTAACGCTGCTTGTTAAGAAATTTAATATTACCAAACGTGATACGATGAGAGGCGGTGGAAGATATCATAACATGAAGGATTTCATGGAGTTCCCCCGTTTGGGTTCCCAAAGTCTGAAGTATCCCGAAATGCCCCCTGTTCCTCATCCTGATTTGCCTACGAACGTTAGTATGTTTGATTCTATTCTGAAGAAAGACATCATGCTGCATTTTCCGTATCATTCATTTCAATATATTTTAGAGTGGTTGCGGGAAGCTTCCATTGATCCAAAAGTTCGATCCATAAAAATGACCTTTTACCGTGCGGCCCGCGATTCGAAAGTGATGAATGCCTTGATCAATGCTGCCCGTAACGGAAAATATGTAACCGTATTCATGGAACTTCAGGCACGTTTTGATGAGGAAGCAAATATTTACTGGACAAATAAACTTCAGGACGAAGGGGTTAAAATCATTAAAACCATACCGGGCTATAAGGTTCATGCAAAGTTAATTATGATCAGGCGATCAGAAAACAACGTAAATCGCTATTATGCCAATATCAATACCGGAAATTATAATGAATCAACGGCCAAAGTTTATTCTGATGATAGCCTTTTAACCGCTAATCAGGATATTGCAAGTGAAGTTAATGATGTTTTTCGTCTCTTCGAATCTAAATTTATTATTCCTGAATTTAAAACACTGATTGTTGCCCCATTTCGTATCCGAAAGTTTTTTATCGAGATGCTCGAAAATGAAATAAAAAATGCACAATCCGGTAAAGAAGCCTGGGCAGTATTAAGGATGAATAGTTTGGTTGACCGAAAAGCGATCAGAAAATTATATGAAGCCAGTCAAGCCGGGGTTAAAATTACATTGATCACCAGAGGGATCTGTATGTTGAAAGCAGGGATAAGCGAGCTTAGCGAGAATATAACCGCCTTTAGCATTGTTGATCGTTATCTGGAACATGGACGCAATTTTGTATTTTGCAATGGAGGCGAACCGGCTTATTATATCGGTTCTTCCGATTGGATGCAACGAAATTTTGATCACCGGGTAGAGGTTATATGCCCTGTTTACGATAAGGATATTCAACGCGAAATGTGGGATCTGATACAAATACAAATGAAAGATAATGTTAAGGCGAGATGGCTTGATCCGGAGAATCTTAACGTTTATAAACGAGATTCCAGCGGAGTAAATCACCGTTCTCAATTCGAAATTTATCAATATTTAAAAGATAAATATGAGCAATTTAAAGATAATGTGGGCTAA